From Corvus moneduloides isolate bCorMon1 chromosome 4, bCorMon1.pri, whole genome shotgun sequence, one genomic window encodes:
- the GPR19 gene encoding probable G-protein coupled receptor 19 encodes MDNSSCPVLPFTLLLLQNTSNPKASTPCAGYKMAEPPAPGASSSRNHSLVEYGLRPGEIAAASVVWGALWLISVLGNFLVCLVIHRSRRTQSTTNYFVVSMACADLVSSVGSAPFLLLQLSSGRWMLGSGVCRLVRYIQYLTPGVQIYVLFSIGVDRFYTIVYPLSFKVSRGKAKKMILASWLCGALFASPACFLYGSDSDHHCNFFLPDSWQGAAYSVIHLLVVFLIPSLLIILFYQKIIKYIWRIGTDGMTVRRTTNIVPRTKVKTIKMFLMLNSMFLLSWLPFFTVQLWHPQETDYRKSSLLFLAVTWISFSSSASKPTLYSIYNANFRRGMKETFCMSAMKCYRSNAYTITTSSRMAKKNHVGIVDIPATAKSVTKDSTYDAFNREAKERKLAWPIPSNPPNTFV; translated from the coding sequence ATGGATAACAGCAGTTGTCCTGTTCTTCCCTTTaccttgctcctgctgcagaacaCGAGCAACCCCAAAGCCTCCACTCCTTGTGCTGGCTACAAAATGGCAGAACCCCCAGCTCCAGgcgccagctccagcaggaacCACTCTCTGGTAGAGTACGGGCTGAGGCCGGGGGAAATCGCAGCTGCCAGCGTGGTTTGGGGAGCGCTGTGGCTGATTTCTGTCTTGGGAAACTTCCTCGTTTGCTTAGTGAtccacaggagcaggaggacaCAGTCCACCACCAACTATTTCGTGGTGTCCATGGCCTGTGCAGACCTTGTGAGCAGCGTGGGGAGCGcgcccttcctgctgctgcagctgagctccGGGCGGTGGATGCTGGGCAGCGGGGTGTGCCGGCTGGTGAGGTACATCCAGTACCTCACGCCCGGGGTCCAGATCTACGTGCTCTTCTCCATAGGCGTGGATCGATTCTACACTATTGTCTACCCCTTGAGCTTCAAAGTGTCCAGGGGGAAAGCCAAAAAAATGATTTTGGCCTCTTGGCTCTGTGGTGCTCTGTTTGCATCACCAGCCTGTTTTCTCTATGGCTCCGACAGTGACCACCACTGCAACTTCTTCCTCCCCGATTCTTGGCAAGGAGCTGCCTACAGTGTCATCCACCTCCTGGTGGTGTTTTTGATCCCATCACTCCTTATAATCCTTTTTTACCAGAAAATCATTAAGTACATTTGGAGAATAGGCACAGATGGAATGACTGTCAGGAGAACAACAAATATTGTTCCAAGAACAAAAGTGAAAACCATCAAGATGTTCTTAATGTTAAACTCGATGTTTCTCCTGTCCTGGCTCCCTTTCTTCACGGTACAGTTGTGGCACCCCCAGGAAACAGACTACAGAAAGAGCTCCTTGCTTTTCCTGGCTGTCACCTGGATCTCTTTCAGTTCCTCAGCCTCTAAGCCAACCCTCTACTCCATCTATAATGCAAACTTCAGAAGAGGGATGAAAGAAACTTTTTGCATGTCTGCCATGAAATGCTACAGAAGCAATGCATACACCATCACCACCAGTTCGaggatggcaaaaaaaaatcatgttggTATTGTAGATATTCCAGCTACAGCCAAAAGTGTCACCAAAGACTCCACCTATGATGCTTTTAACAGAGAAGCCAAGGAAAGAAAGCTTGCCTGGCCTATTCCATCCAATCCCCCAAATACGTTTGTCTAA